A stretch of Microbacterium sp. 4R-513 DNA encodes these proteins:
- a CDS encoding IclR family transcriptional regulator, whose protein sequence is MANSPSGDSMTQRVVRVLETFTADRTVQTASEIGRRADLPSSTAHRLVDELVQEGLLDRDDDHRVRLGLRLWELALRGSRALRLRQAALPFMERIQARVRQHTQLAVLEQDSALFLERLSHPDAGANITRIAGRLPLHASSSGLVLLAYADPDLRERVLAGPLPALAPETTTDASSLRRTLAEIRRQGFVVSPGSVEAVSTGVAVPVRDETGEVVAALSVVLPREAPPEVAITELLRAARDIRAALSGRPGIQPTSR, encoded by the coding sequence ATGGCCAATTCGCCGTCGGGCGACTCGATGACGCAGCGGGTCGTGCGCGTGCTCGAGACCTTCACGGCCGACCGGACCGTGCAGACGGCGTCCGAGATCGGACGGCGGGCGGACCTGCCCTCGTCCACGGCGCATCGGCTCGTCGACGAGCTCGTGCAGGAAGGGCTGCTCGACCGCGACGACGACCACCGGGTGCGGCTCGGCCTGCGACTGTGGGAGCTCGCCCTCCGCGGCTCGCGCGCCCTGCGGCTGCGCCAGGCGGCCCTGCCGTTCATGGAGCGCATCCAGGCCCGGGTGCGCCAGCACACCCAGCTCGCCGTGCTCGAGCAGGACTCGGCGCTCTTCCTCGAGCGACTGTCGCACCCCGACGCCGGCGCGAACATCACCCGCATCGCCGGGCGCCTGCCGCTGCACGCCTCCTCGTCGGGGCTCGTGCTGCTCGCCTACGCCGACCCGGATCTCCGGGAACGCGTGCTCGCCGGCCCGTTGCCCGCCCTGGCCCCCGAGACGACGACGGATGCCTCGTCCCTCCGCCGCACGCTCGCCGAGATCCGCCGGCAGGGCTTCGTCGTCTCGCCCGGCTCGGTCGAGGCGGTGTCGACGGGGGTCGCCGTGCCCGTCCGCGACGAGACGGGCGAGGTCGTCGCGGCGCTCTCGGTCGTGCTCCCGCGCGAGGCGCCGCCCGAGGTCGCGATCACAGAGCTGCTGCGCGCGGCTCGAGACATCCGAGCCGCCCTCTCCGGCCGCCCCGGAATCCAACCAACTTCCCGTTGA
- a CDS encoding IclR family transcriptional regulator produces MADDGEGMLARAMRVLQCFTDDEPALSAARIGELTGLPSSSLHRLLSSLTGFGLLTRAPGHRYTIGARLWELGELSPLSLRLRETALPHMLRLYEATAENVHLAVLDAPTPDTASALYVGRLTGAGSIPTLSRMGGRHPLHTTGVGKALLATRDALWLERYFAAPLERETTHSITSEAELRLDLERTRARGYATTHEEMTLGNVSVAAALGPVDGLPPAAIGVVVHLERADERRLGPLVVQAARDIRTALLADSR; encoded by the coding sequence GTGGCCGACGACGGAGAGGGAATGCTCGCTCGCGCGATGCGCGTGCTGCAGTGCTTCACGGACGATGAGCCCGCGCTGTCGGCCGCCCGGATCGGCGAGCTCACGGGCCTGCCGAGCTCGTCGCTGCACCGGCTGCTCTCGTCTCTGACCGGTTTCGGTCTGCTCACGCGCGCCCCCGGCCACCGCTACACGATCGGTGCGCGCCTGTGGGAGCTCGGCGAGCTCTCGCCCCTCTCGCTCCGGCTGCGCGAGACGGCCCTGCCCCACATGCTGCGCCTCTACGAGGCCACGGCAGAGAACGTGCATCTCGCCGTGCTCGACGCGCCGACGCCCGACACCGCTTCGGCGCTCTACGTCGGGCGGCTCACCGGCGCGGGATCGATCCCGACCCTCAGCCGCATGGGCGGGAGGCACCCGCTCCACACCACGGGCGTCGGCAAGGCGCTGCTCGCAACGCGGGACGCGCTCTGGCTCGAGCGGTACTTCGCCGCACCGCTCGAGCGCGAGACGACGCACTCGATCACGTCGGAGGCCGAGCTGAGGCTCGATCTCGAGCGCACGCGCGCCCGGGGGTACGCGACGACGCACGAGGAGATGACCCTCGGCAACGTCTCGGTCGCCGCCGCCCTCGGCCCCGTCGACGGGCTGCCGCCCGCGGCGATCGGCGTCGTCGTGCACCTCGAGCGCGCCGATGAGCGACGCCTCGGACCGCTCGTGGTGCAGGCGGCACGCGACATCCGTACCGCTCTCCTCGCCGACTCCCGCTGA
- the pcaH gene encoding protocatechuate 3,4-dioxygenase subunit beta, translating to MTVVDSDPQGAEAFSSSVVLEQTAAAPETLLASHDMPEQSQITREIADLHADAERRVAAGERLPATLYDFAPYRSSILRHPTKNPRLVDPETIELWSPAYGQRDVALIESDLTLQHTGEPQGERITIEGRLLDSWGRPLSNQLVEIWQANAAGRYIHQRDQHPAPLDPNFTGAGRIVTNDDGHWKFTTIKPGPYPWKNHVNAWRPAHIHFSIFGAAFTQRIITQVYFPGDPLFALDPIYNTIRSQKDRDRLIAAYDHDLTVPEFSMGYRWDIVVDGPDATWFEPEGSEA from the coding sequence ATGACCGTCGTCGACTCGGACCCTCAGGGCGCGGAGGCGTTCTCGTCCTCGGTCGTGCTCGAGCAGACCGCCGCTGCGCCCGAGACGCTGCTCGCATCGCACGACATGCCGGAGCAGAGCCAGATCACGCGGGAGATCGCCGACCTGCACGCCGACGCCGAGAGGCGCGTCGCGGCGGGTGAGCGCCTGCCTGCGACGCTGTACGACTTCGCGCCGTACCGGTCGAGCATCCTGCGGCATCCGACGAAGAACCCCCGACTCGTCGACCCCGAGACGATCGAGCTGTGGTCGCCCGCCTACGGGCAGCGGGATGTCGCGCTCATCGAGTCGGATCTCACGCTCCAGCACACCGGCGAGCCGCAGGGCGAGCGCATCACGATCGAGGGGCGCCTCCTGGACTCGTGGGGACGGCCGCTGTCGAACCAGCTCGTCGAGATCTGGCAGGCGAACGCCGCAGGGCGCTACATCCACCAGCGCGATCAGCACCCCGCTCCGCTGGACCCGAACTTCACCGGCGCGGGCCGGATCGTCACGAACGACGACGGCCACTGGAAGTTCACGACGATCAAGCCGGGCCCGTACCCGTGGAAGAACCACGTGAACGCGTGGCGACCGGCGCACATCCACTTCTCGATCTTCGGGGCGGCGTTCACGCAGCGGATCATCACGCAGGTGTACTTCCCGGGCGACCCGCTCTTCGCCCTCGACCCGATCTACAACACGATCCGCAGCCAGAAGGACCGCGACCGTCTCATCGCCGCCTACGACCACGACCTGACGGTGCCCGAGTTCTCGATGGGCTACCGCTGGGACATCGTCGTCGACGGTCCCGACGCCACGTGGTTCGAGCCGGAAGGGAGCGAGGCCTGA
- the pcaG gene encoding protocatechuate 3,4-dioxygenase subunit alpha has translation MATHDTAAALAARLDKTHAASPGQTIGPFFAFGLNYPKMHEVAFPHSDGAIVLGGTVYDGAGHPIPDACVEIWGADSDGTIPRGRGSRRRDDHTFTGFGRSHTNDEGHFEFWTRNPGSVDGEAPFFAAVVFARGLPDKLHTRIYLPEDAERLAADPLLSSLDEGERATLVATREPDGSLHFDIRLQGEHETVFLTY, from the coding sequence ATGGCGACGCACGACACCGCCGCGGCGCTCGCCGCACGCCTCGACAAGACCCATGCCGCGTCGCCCGGTCAGACGATCGGACCCTTCTTCGCCTTCGGACTCAACTACCCGAAGATGCACGAGGTCGCCTTCCCGCACTCGGACGGAGCCATCGTGCTGGGCGGCACGGTCTACGACGGCGCCGGCCACCCGATCCCCGACGCCTGCGTCGAAATCTGGGGCGCCGACTCCGACGGCACGATCCCGCGCGGCCGCGGTTCACGCCGCCGTGACGACCACACGTTCACGGGCTTCGGCCGCTCGCACACGAACGACGAGGGGCACTTCGAGTTCTGGACGCGCAACCCCGGCTCGGTCGACGGCGAGGCGCCCTTCTTCGCCGCCGTCGTCTTCGCGCGCGGATTGCCCGACAAGCTGCACACCCGCATCTACCTCCCGGAAGACGCCGAGCGCCTCGCGGCCGACCCGCTCCTCTCCTCCCTCGACGAGGGCGAGCGCGCTACGCTCGTCGCGACGCGCGAGCCGGACGGATCGCTGCACTTCGACATCCGTCTGCAGGGCGAGCACGAGACGGTCTTCCTGACGTACTGA
- a CDS encoding lyase family protein, giving the protein MSESPVDVGLLTPVAVGNDEPVTDAAFLAALVHAEVALVRAYEIVGTAPAGTGDAVQRALIGAAPIDPAALAEASVAGGNPVIPLVSELKDRVPEDVRPWVHRGATSQDILDSALVFVARDASDLVAGTLREVAEALEDFARAHRDDVAAGRTLTQHAVPTTVGLRAANWLRGVRRAEQRLDAATRALPAQLGGAAGTLASFVEIAGRDAASRLTAAYAEVLQLATPEAPWHTTRWPVTELGDALVQAVDAVGVIAADVATLSRTEIGELAEGSGGGSSAMPQKRNPAASVLIRSAALRAPQLGATLHLAAALAVDERPDGAWHAEWPTLRELLRLALGATAHGASLVRGLRVDPEAVARNLTATGGLILAERLSIVLGPIVGPKRVSGIVRAAGKGEDLDALVEEALVEVGTSSVDVGPLLDPANYTGLAGDLVDRITAPRENEDT; this is encoded by the coding sequence GTGAGCGAGTCGCCCGTCGACGTCGGTCTGCTGACTCCGGTTGCCGTGGGCAACGACGAGCCGGTGACGGATGCCGCCTTCCTCGCCGCGCTCGTGCACGCCGAGGTCGCGCTCGTCCGTGCGTACGAGATCGTCGGCACGGCGCCCGCCGGGACGGGCGACGCCGTGCAGCGCGCTCTGATCGGCGCGGCGCCGATCGATCCCGCGGCGCTGGCCGAGGCATCCGTCGCCGGAGGCAACCCCGTGATCCCGCTCGTCTCCGAGCTGAAGGACCGGGTGCCGGAGGACGTGCGGCCGTGGGTGCACCGGGGCGCGACGAGCCAGGACATCCTCGACTCCGCCCTGGTCTTCGTCGCCCGCGACGCGTCGGACCTCGTCGCCGGCACGCTGCGGGAGGTCGCCGAAGCGCTCGAGGACTTCGCCCGGGCGCATCGCGACGACGTCGCCGCAGGCCGGACGCTGACCCAGCACGCCGTGCCCACGACGGTGGGCCTGCGCGCCGCGAACTGGCTGCGGGGCGTGCGCCGAGCCGAGCAGCGACTCGACGCCGCCACCCGCGCCCTCCCGGCGCAGCTCGGCGGAGCCGCCGGCACGCTCGCGTCGTTCGTCGAGATCGCGGGTCGGGATGCCGCGTCCCGCCTGACCGCCGCGTACGCCGAGGTTCTGCAGCTGGCGACCCCGGAAGCGCCGTGGCATACGACCCGCTGGCCCGTCACCGAGCTCGGCGACGCTCTCGTGCAGGCCGTCGACGCCGTGGGAGTCATCGCCGCCGACGTCGCGACGCTCTCGCGCACCGAGATCGGCGAGCTCGCTGAGGGCTCCGGCGGAGGTTCGTCGGCGATGCCGCAGAAGCGGAACCCCGCGGCATCCGTCCTCATCCGGTCCGCCGCGCTCCGCGCGCCCCAGCTCGGGGCGACCCTGCACCTCGCGGCGGCCCTCGCGGTCGACGAGCGGCCGGACGGCGCGTGGCATGCCGAGTGGCCGACGCTCCGCGAGCTGCTGCGCCTCGCGCTGGGGGCGACGGCTCACGGCGCCTCGCTCGTGCGCGGCCTCCGGGTCGACCCCGAGGCGGTCGCCCGGAACCTGACCGCGACAGGTGGGCTGATCCTGGCGGAGCGGCTCTCGATCGTGCTCGGGCCGATCGTCGGGCCGAAGCGCGTGTCGGGGATCGTCCGGGCCGCAGGCAAGGGCGAGGACCTCGACGCGCTCGTCGAGGAGGCCCTCGTCGAGGTGGGAACTTCGTCGGTCGACGTCGGTCCGCTGCTCGACCCCGCGAACTACACGGGCCTGGCGGGCGATCTCGTCGACCGCATCACGGCCCCCCGAGAGAACGAGGACACGTGA
- a CDS encoding alpha/beta fold hydrolase: MTVPPIALSAPVGPEDAPLVVLGASLGTSSVLWENVVPTLAERYRVVIVDMPGHGAAAPAREPFTIGGIADAVAEAIRGLGEQRFLYAGVSLGGAVGLELLLRHPGLVRAAAIIASGAILGEPQGWLDRAAQVRAQSTSTLIIGSAQRWFAPGSMERDPVITGRLLHVLQDTDDESYALCCEALARYDVRPLLRDIGVPVLAVWGAHDEVTDERSLRLIAEGVRDGRAVGLAEASHLPPADDPAGTAGVLLRFFDEITEGAAS, translated from the coding sequence GTGACCGTTCCGCCCATCGCCCTGTCGGCGCCCGTCGGTCCCGAGGACGCGCCGCTCGTCGTGCTGGGCGCGTCGCTCGGCACGTCGAGCGTGCTGTGGGAGAACGTCGTGCCGACGCTCGCCGAGCGGTACCGCGTCGTGATCGTCGACATGCCGGGCCACGGAGCGGCGGCGCCGGCGCGTGAGCCCTTCACGATCGGCGGCATCGCGGACGCCGTCGCCGAGGCCATCCGGGGGCTGGGCGAGCAGAGATTCCTCTACGCCGGTGTGTCGCTCGGCGGAGCGGTCGGGCTGGAGCTGCTGCTGAGGCATCCGGGACTCGTCCGCGCCGCCGCGATCATCGCCTCGGGCGCCATCCTCGGCGAGCCGCAGGGGTGGCTCGACCGGGCAGCCCAAGTGCGCGCGCAGAGCACGTCGACGCTCATCATCGGCTCGGCCCAGCGGTGGTTCGCCCCGGGCTCGATGGAGCGTGATCCCGTCATCACCGGTCGGCTGCTTCACGTCCTGCAGGACACGGATGACGAGAGCTACGCCCTCTGCTGCGAGGCGCTCGCCCGGTACGACGTGCGGCCCCTCCTGCGCGACATCGGGGTGCCCGTGCTCGCGGTGTGGGGTGCGCACGACGAGGTCACCGACGAGCGATCGCTGCGGCTGATCGCCGAGGGTGTGCGCGACGGGCGGGCGGTGGGCCTCGCCGAGGCATCCCATCTGCCGCCCGCCGACGATCCCGCGGGCACGGCCGGAGTGCTGCTGCGCTTCTTCGACGAGATCACGGAAGGGGCCGCCTCATGA
- the pcaC gene encoding 4-carboxymuconolactone decarboxylase has product MTTNEGLSDAERWEQGMTVRRRVLGDEHVDRSIANTTDLTADFQDFITRVAWGDIWSRPGLDRRSRSVAVLTSLIAHGHHEELAMHLRAALRNGLTVAEIREVILQSAVYSGVPAANTAFRIASQVFADDEDAQP; this is encoded by the coding sequence ATGACGACCAACGAAGGACTGTCCGACGCCGAGCGCTGGGAGCAGGGGATGACGGTGCGTCGTCGCGTCCTCGGCGACGAGCACGTCGACCGCTCGATCGCGAACACGACCGACCTCACGGCCGACTTCCAGGACTTCATCACGCGCGTCGCGTGGGGCGACATCTGGTCGCGGCCGGGTCTCGACCGCAGATCCCGCTCGGTCGCCGTGCTGACCTCGCTCATCGCGCATGGCCATCACGAGGAGCTCGCCATGCACCTGCGGGCGGCGCTGCGCAACGGGCTCACCGTGGCCGAGATCCGCGAGGTGATCCTGCAGTCCGCGGTGTACTCGGGGGTTCCCGCGGCGAACACTGCGTTCCGCATCGCCTCGCAGGTCTTCGCGGATGACGAGGATGCGCAGCCCTAG
- a CDS encoding acyl-CoA thioesterase, translated as MTEAPSARAAGRDDRITLRFMTTPADTAAGGRSVAAGSVMEWIDKAGYACAVGWAGAYCVTAYVGNVRHRRPITPGSLIEVQARLVHTGRTSMHVVVTVSSAEVETRVYTPATTCILIFVAKGADGRPTEVPAWEPASRSDRKLAAAALDRIPSRAEIKQLMLGEDYGAPTEAPLVTLRFLVPPGVVNWGGKAHGGTVMRWIDEAAYACAASWAKDGDGASGAVAVYSGGIHFFAPVRIGDLVEVEARIVYTSAHSMHVSIRVSSADPRTPHELTLTTQCLSVFVVPGEDGVAAPVPQWTPTTAEDVQLWEHAREIIRLREGIAPIAASLTLEP; from the coding sequence GTGACCGAGGCTCCCTCCGCCCGCGCCGCGGGCCGCGACGACCGCATCACGCTGCGGTTCATGACCACCCCGGCCGACACCGCGGCGGGTGGGCGGTCGGTCGCGGCGGGCAGCGTCATGGAGTGGATCGACAAGGCCGGATACGCGTGCGCCGTCGGCTGGGCCGGCGCCTACTGCGTCACGGCCTACGTCGGCAACGTGCGTCATCGCCGGCCGATCACGCCCGGGAGTCTCATCGAGGTCCAGGCGCGACTCGTGCACACGGGCCGCACGAGCATGCACGTCGTGGTCACCGTCTCATCGGCCGAGGTCGAGACCCGCGTGTACACGCCGGCGACGACCTGCATCCTGATCTTCGTCGCCAAGGGCGCCGACGGGCGGCCGACCGAGGTCCCGGCGTGGGAGCCGGCATCCCGTTCCGACCGCAAGCTCGCCGCCGCCGCGCTCGACCGCATCCCCTCGCGCGCCGAGATCAAGCAGCTGATGCTGGGTGAGGACTACGGCGCACCGACCGAGGCGCCCCTCGTCACGCTGCGCTTCCTCGTGCCGCCCGGTGTCGTGAACTGGGGCGGCAAGGCGCACGGCGGCACCGTCATGCGGTGGATCGACGAGGCCGCCTACGCGTGCGCCGCCTCGTGGGCGAAGGACGGGGACGGTGCGAGCGGTGCGGTCGCCGTCTACTCCGGCGGGATCCACTTCTTCGCGCCCGTGCGGATCGGAGACCTCGTCGAGGTCGAGGCGCGCATCGTCTACACGAGCGCGCACAGCATGCACGTGAGCATCCGGGTCTCGTCCGCCGATCCGCGCACGCCCCATGAGCTGACGCTGACGACGCAGTGCCTGAGCGTCTTCGTCGTGCCGGGGGAGGACGGAGTGGCCGCACCCGTGCCGCAGTGGACGCCGACGACGGCCGAGGACGTGCAGCTGTGGGAGCACGCGCGCGAGATCATCCGCCTCCGCGAGGGCATCGCGCCGATCGCCGCATCCCTCACCCTCGAGCCCTGA
- a CDS encoding 3-oxoacid CoA-transferase subunit A produces MIDKTVPDAAAAVAGIPDGSTVMIGGFGRAGQPVELIDALIAQGASGLTIINNNAGNGDTGLAALLAKGRVRKIVCSFPRQSDSWVFDGLYREGKIELELVPQGNLAERIRAAGAGIGAFFTPTGVGTELAEGKEAREIDGRQFVLEYPIKADFALVSALKADRWGNLVYRETARNFGPIMASAATTTIVQVDEVVPLGSLDPETVVTPGIFVDRVVAVGERRWLDDGRFVGGVDLEGRPLAHAAASVATGDDPSTSSRIDSKGGDQ; encoded by the coding sequence GTGATCGACAAGACGGTTCCGGATGCCGCGGCCGCCGTCGCCGGCATCCCCGACGGGTCGACCGTCATGATCGGCGGCTTCGGCCGAGCCGGCCAGCCGGTCGAGCTCATCGACGCCCTCATCGCGCAAGGCGCGTCGGGCCTCACGATCATCAACAACAACGCGGGCAACGGCGACACGGGTCTCGCGGCGCTCCTTGCGAAAGGGCGGGTCCGCAAGATCGTTTGCTCGTTCCCGCGCCAGTCGGACTCGTGGGTCTTCGACGGCCTGTACCGCGAGGGGAAGATCGAGCTGGAGCTCGTGCCGCAGGGCAACCTGGCTGAGCGCATCCGCGCCGCCGGCGCGGGGATCGGCGCGTTCTTCACGCCGACGGGCGTGGGCACGGAGCTCGCCGAGGGCAAGGAGGCCCGCGAGATCGACGGACGGCAGTTCGTGCTCGAGTATCCGATCAAGGCGGACTTCGCGCTCGTCAGCGCGCTGAAGGCCGACCGCTGGGGCAACCTCGTGTACCGCGAGACCGCGCGCAACTTCGGTCCGATCATGGCCTCGGCCGCCACCACGACGATCGTGCAGGTCGACGAGGTCGTGCCGCTCGGATCGCTCGACCCCGAGACCGTCGTCACTCCGGGCATATTCGTCGACCGCGTCGTGGCCGTCGGCGAGCGTCGGTGGCTCGACGACGGCCGGTTCGTCGGGGGAGTCGACCTCGAGGGCCGGCCGCTCGCCCACGCCGCGGCATCCGTCGCAACCGGCGACGACCCCTCGACGAGCTCGAGGATCGACAGCAAGGGAGGCGACCAGTGA
- a CDS encoding 3-oxoacid CoA-transferase subunit B, whose translation MSARISREELAARIAADIAEGSYVNLGIGAPTLVANFLPADQEIILHTENGLLGMGPAPDAKHVDPDLINAGKQAVTALEGAAFFHHADSFGMMRGGHLDVCVLGAFQVSERGDLANWSTGAPGAIPAVGGAMDLAIGAKAVYVMTDLLTKTGESKLVAECTYPLTGVGCVTRVYTDHAVFDVTPEGFAVREAFGDNTVESLAELTGLRLTAAEGDRA comes from the coding sequence GTGAGCGCCCGCATCAGTCGCGAGGAGCTCGCGGCCCGCATCGCCGCCGACATCGCCGAGGGCTCCTACGTCAACCTCGGCATCGGGGCGCCGACCCTCGTGGCGAACTTCCTGCCGGCCGACCAGGAGATCATCCTGCACACCGAGAACGGCCTGCTCGGCATGGGACCGGCTCCGGATGCCAAGCACGTCGACCCCGATCTCATCAACGCGGGCAAGCAGGCCGTCACGGCGCTCGAAGGCGCCGCGTTCTTCCACCACGCCGACTCGTTCGGCATGATGCGGGGCGGGCACCTCGACGTCTGCGTCCTCGGCGCGTTCCAGGTCAGCGAGCGCGGCGACCTCGCGAACTGGTCCACCGGCGCTCCCGGCGCGATCCCCGCTGTCGGCGGCGCGATGGACCTCGCGATCGGCGCGAAGGCCGTCTACGTCATGACCGACCTCCTCACGAAGACCGGCGAGTCGAAGCTCGTCGCCGAGTGCACCTATCCGCTCACGGGCGTCGGCTGCGTGACCCGCGTGTACACCGACCACGCCGTCTTCGACGTCACGCCGGAGGGCTTCGCCGTGCGCGAGGCCTTCGGCGACAACACCGTGGAATCCCTCGCCGAACTCACCGGACTGCGGCTGACCGCAGCAGAAGGAGACCGAGCATGA
- a CDS encoding thiolase family protein, which produces MTASYVYDAVRTPFGRAGGALSGVRPDDLAAIVMKATVERTGLDPARIEDVIFGDANQAGEDNRNVARFGALLAGFPTTVPGVTVNRLCGSSVEAVIQGSRAIEAGDADIILAGGVESMSRAPFVVEKSAKPFPAVGNQTLWNTSIGWRMVNPNFPKEWTITNGESAEKLASIYDISREAQDEFALRSHRLAGEAWAAGVYDDEIIQVPGAELARDEGIRDDTTLEKLGTLRALFATDGTVTAGNSSPINDGASAVLLGREGALDAEPLARITGRGVFGNDPDVFGVAPVEAANRALARAGRTWADVDFVELNEAFASQSLACVHLWSDLDPEKVNIHGGAIAIGHPLGASGGRIIGHAAHELKRRGGGVAVAAICIGVGQGLAVVLER; this is translated from the coding sequence ATGACTGCTTCCTACGTGTACGACGCCGTCCGCACGCCGTTCGGGCGCGCCGGCGGCGCCCTCTCCGGTGTCCGCCCGGACGACCTCGCGGCGATCGTCATGAAGGCGACGGTCGAGCGCACCGGCCTCGACCCCGCGCGCATCGAGGACGTCATCTTCGGAGACGCGAACCAGGCAGGCGAGGACAACCGCAACGTCGCCCGCTTCGGCGCGCTGCTCGCGGGGTTCCCGACGACGGTTCCCGGGGTCACGGTCAACCGCCTCTGCGGCTCGTCGGTCGAGGCCGTCATCCAGGGCTCGCGGGCGATCGAGGCGGGGGATGCCGACATCATCCTCGCCGGTGGCGTGGAGTCGATGAGCCGGGCACCCTTCGTCGTGGAGAAGTCGGCGAAGCCGTTCCCCGCCGTCGGAAACCAGACCCTGTGGAACACCTCGATCGGGTGGCGGATGGTCAATCCGAACTTCCCGAAGGAGTGGACGATCACCAACGGCGAGTCCGCCGAGAAGCTCGCCTCGATCTACGACATCTCGCGCGAGGCGCAGGACGAGTTCGCTCTCCGCAGCCACCGTCTCGCCGGGGAGGCGTGGGCCGCGGGCGTGTACGACGATGAGATCATCCAGGTGCCCGGCGCCGAGCTGGCCCGCGACGAAGGCATCCGCGACGACACGACGCTCGAGAAGCTGGGGACGTTGCGCGCGCTGTTCGCGACGGACGGCACCGTCACGGCGGGCAACTCCTCACCGATCAACGACGGCGCGTCGGCCGTTCTGCTCGGCAGGGAAGGGGCGCTGGATGCCGAGCCCCTCGCCCGCATCACCGGCCGGGGCGTCTTCGGCAACGACCCGGACGTGTTCGGCGTCGCGCCGGTCGAGGCGGCGAACCGCGCGCTCGCGCGCGCCGGCCGCACGTGGGCGGACGTTGACTTCGTCGAGCTGAATGAGGCGTTCGCCTCGCAGAGCCTCGCGTGCGTGCACCTGTGGAGCGACCTGGATCCCGAGAAGGTCAACATCCACGGCGGCGCGATCGCCATCGGCCATCCGCTCGGCGCCTCGGGCGGCCGCATCATCGGCCACGCCGCACATGAGCTCAAGCGCCGTGGTGGCGGGGTCGCGGTCGCGGCGATCTGCATAGGCGTCGGTCAGGGACTCGCAGTCGTCCTGGAGCGCTGA